A genomic window from Clostridium aceticum includes:
- the rimO gene encoding 30S ribosomal protein S12 methylthiotransferase RimO — MNLSIYLESLGCSKNLIDAEIMLGLLNKYGYKLTNDKFKADVIIVNTCGFIESAKEESINKIIEMGELKKDKLKLLIISGCLGERYAEELMKELPEVDAIVGTGNYNEIIEIINEGIKGNKTVRIGNVDSIYDESLPRYQITPTHSAYVKISDGCDNYCTYCIIPKLRGKYRSRKIENIINEVQQLAETGVKEIILIAQDTTRYGIDLYGDYKFSELLQQLNEVKGIHWIRLLYCYPEMITDKLIETIAKYNKICKYIDMPIQHCSNEILKKMNRRTNKESLIKTINKLRKEVPNIVIRTSLIVGFPGEEEKHFNELLAFVEEMKFDRLGAFTYSREEDTAAAKLPDQVAEDVKEQRQKKIMELQQRISLSKNNEKVGKILEVLVEEELQGNGEYLGRTQGDAPEIDGVVYLQAKTPVKIGDIVPVKITSALEYDLIGEKADEFSE, encoded by the coding sequence ATGAATTTAAGTATATACTTAGAGTCCCTTGGATGTTCTAAAAACCTTATTGATGCAGAAATTATGCTAGGGTTACTGAATAAATATGGATATAAGTTAACAAATGATAAATTTAAAGCTGATGTGATTATTGTCAATACCTGCGGATTTATTGAATCCGCTAAAGAAGAATCTATTAATAAGATTATCGAAATGGGAGAACTAAAAAAAGATAAATTAAAGTTATTGATTATTTCTGGATGTCTAGGAGAAAGGTATGCAGAGGAATTAATGAAAGAATTACCTGAAGTAGATGCCATTGTTGGTACTGGAAACTATAACGAAATTATTGAGATTATTAACGAAGGCATAAAGGGAAATAAAACTGTTCGGATAGGAAATGTCGATAGTATTTATGATGAATCTCTACCAAGATATCAAATCACCCCTACCCATAGTGCCTATGTCAAAATTTCAGACGGTTGTGATAATTACTGTACTTACTGTATTATTCCTAAATTGAGAGGTAAATATAGAAGCAGAAAAATAGAGAATATTATAAATGAGGTACAACAGCTAGCAGAAACTGGTGTAAAAGAAATTATCTTAATTGCTCAGGATACCACAAGATACGGGATCGATTTGTATGGTGATTATAAATTTTCTGAGCTGTTGCAGCAGTTAAATGAGGTAAAGGGCATCCATTGGATTAGGCTTTTATACTGTTATCCTGAGATGATTACAGATAAATTAATAGAAACTATTGCAAAATATAATAAAATATGTAAATATATTGATATGCCCATACAGCATTGTAGCAATGAAATCTTAAAAAAGATGAACCGCAGGACCAATAAAGAAAGTTTAATAAAAACAATAAACAAATTAAGAAAGGAAGTACCGAATATTGTTATTAGAACATCCCTTATTGTAGGTTTTCCCGGAGAAGAAGAAAAACATTTTAATGAGTTATTAGCCTTTGTTGAAGAAATGAAGTTTGATCGCTTGGGAGCATTTACGTATTCTAGGGAGGAAGATACAGCAGCTGCTAAACTGCCTGACCAAGTAGCGGAGGATGTAAAAGAACAGCGACAAAAGAAAATTATGGAACTTCAACAAAGAATATCTTTATCTAAGAATAACGAAAAAGTTGGTAAGATACTAGAAGTTTTAGTAGAAGAAGAATTACAAGGCAATGGTGAATACTTGGGACGAACACAGGGGGATGCACCAGAAATTGACGGCGTAGTATATCTCCAAGCAAAAACCCCAGTAAAGATTGGCGATATTGTTCCAGTTAAAATAACAAGTGCTCTAGAGTACGATTTGATTGGAGAGAAAGCGGATGAATTTAGCGAATAA
- the pgsA gene encoding CDP-diacylglycerol--glycerol-3-phosphate 3-phosphatidyltransferase: MNLANKLTILRIFLIPVFMIFLLNKIPYGVEIAAFIFIIAAITDALDGYVARKKNQITTLGKFMDPLADKLLVSAALISLVQMGKLSALVVIIIIAREFTISILRAVAAAEGVVIAASWWGKLKTITQIIAIIVVLIDNFPFKYINFPFDMIMVWVAVIFTIISGVDYIRLNSHVLKH, encoded by the coding sequence ATGAATTTAGCGAATAAGTTAACTATTTTAAGGATATTTTTGATACCAGTTTTCATGATTTTTTTACTAAATAAAATTCCTTATGGTGTAGAAATTGCGGCCTTTATCTTTATTATAGCGGCTATAACAGATGCTCTGGATGGTTATGTAGCTAGAAAGAAAAATCAAATAACAACTTTAGGTAAGTTCATGGACCCTCTAGCGGATAAACTTTTAGTATCAGCGGCATTGATCTCTTTAGTACAGATGGGAAAACTATCTGCTTTAGTGGTGATTATTATCATTGCTCGGGAATTTACCATCAGTATTTTAAGGGCTGTGGCGGCGGCAGAGGGCGTGGTTATTGCAGCTAGTTGGTGGGGGAAGTTAAAGACAATTACACAGATTATAGCGATTATAGTAGTTTTAATAGACAATTTTCCTTTTAAGTATATTAATTTTCCTTTTGACATGATTATGGTGTGGGTAGCGGTGATTTTCACCATCATTTCTGGCGTAGATTATATTCGACTGAACAGTCATGTTTTAAAACATTAG
- the mnmH gene encoding tRNA 2-selenouridine(34) synthase MnmH — protein MGDKISMLKAIDVKDAVYKEKKIFIDVRSPFEYHEGSIPEAINLPLFTDEERVEVGSVYKNNSVEEAKALGVKFASAKLSNIYETLSEISKKNEAVIVFCARGGLRSGSVVSFLNNLGVAVYQLQGGYKSFRKFTLDYLENMHKYHEFIVLHGYTGVGKTQILNRLESEKVPTLDLEALAKNTGSVFGNIGFDEKDMTQKNFEALLVNTLIEAESKFLVVESESKRIGTVFIPNNLHEQIINGRHVLIETTINNRIDILIDDYVNKPINSDELLIKSIHNLTKRIGKEKAGRYIDYIQNKKYEEIAKELIINYYDPLYKHSMAKYDYDLCINYDKIEKAVKALKDYYNEIEGKKKE, from the coding sequence GTGGGTGATAAAATAAGTATGTTGAAGGCCATTGATGTTAAAGATGCAGTATATAAAGAAAAAAAGATATTTATTGACGTACGTTCTCCCTTTGAATATCATGAAGGCAGTATTCCAGAGGCTATAAATCTCCCATTATTTACGGATGAAGAGAGAGTAGAAGTAGGAAGTGTTTATAAAAACAATTCTGTTGAAGAGGCTAAGGCTTTAGGGGTGAAGTTTGCTTCTGCTAAGCTGAGTAATATTTATGAAACCCTATCAGAAATCAGTAAAAAAAATGAAGCAGTGATTGTATTTTGTGCAAGAGGAGGTCTAAGAAGCGGCTCTGTTGTAAGCTTTTTAAATAATCTAGGTGTAGCTGTGTATCAACTACAGGGAGGATATAAATCTTTTCGGAAGTTTACATTAGACTATCTAGAAAATATGCATAAATATCATGAGTTCATTGTTTTACATGGATATACAGGTGTGGGTAAAACCCAGATTTTAAATAGACTTGAAAGTGAGAAGGTTCCTACACTAGACCTAGAAGCTTTGGCAAAAAATACTGGATCTGTTTTTGGTAATATAGGTTTCGATGAAAAAGACATGACACAAAAAAACTTTGAAGCTTTATTGGTGAATACTCTTATAGAAGCAGAAAGCAAGTTCCTTGTGGTTGAGAGTGAGAGTAAAAGAATTGGCACTGTATTTATTCCAAATAATTTACATGAACAAATTATCAACGGAAGGCATGTATTGATTGAAACTACCATAAATAATAGAATAGACATATTGATAGATGATTACGTAAACAAACCTATAAATTCTGATGAGCTTTTAATAAAGTCTATTCATAATCTTACAAAAAGAATCGGTAAGGAGAAGGCAGGTCGGTATATTGATTATATTCAAAACAAAAAATATGAAGAGATTGCCAAAGAATTGATTATAAATTACTATGATCCTTTGTATAAACATTCTATGGCAAAATATGATTATGATTTATGTATAAATTATGATAAAATTGAAAAGGCGGTAAAGGCACTAAAAGACTATTACAATGAAATAGAAGGGAAGAAAAAAGAATGA
- a CDS encoding ClpP family protease, with translation MSQYRLRLKNTEDTGENSPKHEGGNGENPELSNINALGTQNIPTTDPVDQKIHTLTIIGHIEGHTVAPPQNKATKYEHIIPQLIAVEENPNIEGLLVILNTVGGDVEAGLAISELLHSLSKPKVTLVLGGSHSIGVPLATSGDYSFIAPTATMTIHPIRMTGLVIGVPQTFKYFAKMQDRITDFIIRTSGISKETLMSLISSTDELANDVGSILIGEEAVKYKLIDEVGGLNKAMQKLQELIQQRKEN, from the coding sequence ATGAGTCAATATAGATTAAGATTAAAAAATACAGAAGATACAGGAGAAAACTCTCCAAAACATGAGGGAGGTAATGGAGAAAATCCAGAACTATCAAATATTAATGCTTTAGGTACTCAAAATATACCTACAACAGATCCAGTAGATCAAAAAATCCATACTTTAACCATTATAGGACATATTGAGGGACATACAGTGGCTCCTCCTCAAAACAAAGCTACAAAATACGAACATATTATTCCACAACTTATTGCAGTGGAAGAAAACCCTAATATAGAAGGCTTATTAGTAATATTGAATACAGTAGGGGGAGATGTAGAAGCTGGTTTAGCAATATCAGAACTGCTCCATAGTTTATCAAAGCCTAAAGTTACTTTAGTATTAGGTGGAAGTCATAGTATAGGTGTTCCTCTTGCTACTTCAGGTGACTATTCTTTTATTGCTCCTACAGCTACTATGACAATTCACCCTATTAGGATGACAGGACTAGTGATTGGCGTGCCTCAAACCTTTAAATACTTTGCCAAAATGCAGGATAGAATTACCGATTTTATTATTAGGACCTCAGGAATTAGTAAAGAAACCTTGATGAGTTTAATAAGCTCTACAGACGAACTTGCCAATGATGTTGGCAGTATCCTCATAGGAGAAGAAGCTGTAAAGTATAAGCTCATTGATGAGGTTGGTGGATTAAATAAGGCAATGCAAAAGCTGCAGGAACTAATTCAACAGAGAAAAGAAAATTAA
- a CDS encoding FtsK/SpoIIIE family DNA translocase produces the protein MSRKRKKGKDAFISLKEEFNNEIYGIFTIALGLILLTALQSNSGGKVGEGLKYLLMGLFSNIALILPYVMVLLGVLIFINKPFWKELKGRLFFILTFLCLLVFRTLLELSLIEALTEASFYEAIKTMFAKGTEGIGGGAVGTAITYWLVSLFGQIGTYIIIITLSLISIIIYTKISLLEFTIKLKDYVGKIFYSAGQLIYGFKVTPQSKKRKLKEKEDPLENQLTAVESNVEEKIKILDYTVVSKEDLQENPLPEKQENEPPILEMETYSSDEHIQYEIPSIDLLDEINHLPNKDDKRKIVSKAKTLEETLKNFGVQAKVLQVSKGPAITRYELQPSIGVKVSKIVNLSDDIALNLAAPAIRIEAPIPGKAAIGIEIPNEDVTIVTLREIIDSESYQSLQSSLPFALGKDISGSPFITDIGKMPHLLIAGATGSGKSVCINTLILSILYKSTPEEVRLLMIDPKVVELNHYNGIPHLLIPVVTDAKKATSALNWAVQEMTQRYKTFSENSVKDIAGYNKKFQDNKLPYIIIIIDELADLMLVAANEVEDSICRLAQMARAAGLHLIIATQRPSVDVITGVIKANIPSRIAFSVASQTDSRTILDMGGAEKLLGKGDMLFYPIGASKPMRIQGAFVSEKEVEEVVNFIKNQVERPSYEAEIIEKIDQNNILQDNTDSDELFEEALKIVIQSQQASISMLQRRLKIGYNRAARLIDEMEAKGMVGPHEGSKPRQVLAGKEVLQQESNC, from the coding sequence TTGAGTAGAAAAAGAAAAAAAGGCAAAGATGCTTTTATTTCATTAAAGGAGGAATTTAATAATGAAATATATGGTATCTTTACTATCGCATTAGGTCTTATTCTTCTAACAGCGTTACAGAGCAACAGCGGGGGTAAGGTAGGGGAAGGGCTTAAATATTTATTAATGGGTTTGTTTTCTAATATTGCACTTATTCTTCCTTATGTCATGGTGTTACTAGGTGTGTTGATTTTTATTAATAAGCCCTTTTGGAAAGAATTAAAGGGAAGGTTGTTTTTTATACTGACCTTTTTATGCTTATTAGTATTTAGGACACTTTTAGAACTGTCTCTTATAGAAGCGTTGACGGAGGCAAGTTTTTATGAAGCTATAAAGACTATGTTTGCTAAAGGGACAGAAGGCATTGGTGGCGGTGCTGTAGGAACTGCTATTACTTATTGGCTGGTGAGTTTATTTGGACAAATAGGTACTTATATTATTATTATAACTTTGTCTTTAATCTCCATTATTATTTATACGAAAATTTCTTTATTGGAGTTTACCATTAAACTGAAGGATTATGTAGGAAAAATTTTCTACAGTGCTGGACAGCTTATCTATGGCTTTAAAGTGACTCCTCAGAGTAAGAAAAGGAAGCTTAAAGAAAAGGAAGATCCTTTAGAAAACCAGTTAACAGCTGTAGAAAGTAATGTTGAAGAAAAAATAAAAATACTGGACTACACAGTAGTAAGCAAGGAAGATCTACAGGAGAATCCATTGCCAGAAAAGCAGGAAAATGAACCTCCTATTTTAGAAATGGAAACTTACTCTTCTGACGAACATATTCAATATGAAATACCAAGTATTGATTTGCTAGATGAAATAAATCATCTACCTAACAAAGATGATAAAAGAAAGATCGTATCAAAGGCAAAAACTTTAGAGGAAACCTTGAAAAACTTTGGTGTTCAAGCTAAAGTATTACAGGTAAGTAAAGGACCTGCCATTACTAGGTATGAGCTGCAACCCAGCATAGGTGTTAAAGTTAGCAAAATTGTTAACTTAAGTGATGATATCGCCTTGAACCTAGCGGCACCTGCCATCAGGATAGAAGCACCTATTCCTGGAAAGGCGGCAATAGGTATAGAAATCCCCAATGAAGATGTGACGATTGTTACCTTGAGAGAGATCATCGATAGCGAGTCTTATCAGTCTTTACAATCAAGCTTGCCCTTTGCTTTAGGTAAGGATATCTCAGGCAGCCCTTTTATTACAGATATTGGTAAAATGCCCCACTTGCTTATAGCAGGAGCCACTGGTTCAGGTAAAAGTGTCTGTATCAATACCTTAATCTTAAGTATTCTATATAAGTCCACCCCAGAAGAAGTGAGACTTTTAATGATTGACCCTAAGGTTGTAGAGTTAAATCATTATAACGGTATTCCTCATTTGTTAATTCCTGTAGTAACAGATGCAAAGAAAGCAACCAGTGCCTTAAATTGGGCAGTACAGGAAATGACCCAAAGATATAAAACCTTCAGTGAAAATAGTGTAAAGGATATTGCAGGATATAATAAAAAGTTTCAAGACAATAAATTGCCTTATATTATTATTATTATAGATGAGTTAGCAGACTTAATGTTAGTAGCTGCTAATGAAGTAGAGGACTCTATCTGTAGATTAGCACAAATGGCTAGGGCTGCAGGGCTACATTTAATTATAGCTACACAAAGGCCTTCTGTAGATGTGATCACAGGGGTCATTAAAGCAAATATACCTTCGAGAATTGCCTTTTCAGTTGCTTCTCAAACAGATTCCAGGACAATTTTAGATATGGGAGGAGCAGAAAAGTTATTAGGTAAAGGGGATATGTTATTTTATCCTATTGGTGCTAGTAAGCCTATGAGGATACAAGGAGCCTTTGTTTCTGAAAAAGAAGTAGAAGAAGTTGTGAATTTTATAAAGAATCAAGTAGAAAGACCTAGTTATGAAGCTGAGATTATTGAAAAAATTGATCAAAACAATATTCTTCAAGATAATACAGATTCAGATGAATTATTCGAAGAGGCATTAAAAATTGTTATACAAAGTCAACAAGCTTCTATTTCTATGTTGCAAAGAAGATTAAAAATTGGCTATAATAGGGCTGCGAGACTTATAGATGAAATGGAGGCTAAGGGCATGGTAGGGCCCCATGAAGGAAGTAAGCCAAGACAAGTCTTAGCAGGCAAAGAGGTTTTACAACAGGAAAGTAACTGTTAG
- the recA gene encoding recombinase RecA, producing the protein MEKKKALEMAISQIEKQFGKGSIMTLGEESKLNLECISTGSIDLDIALGIGGVPRGRIVEVYGPESSGKTTVSLHIVAEAQKNGGAAAFIDAEHALDPAYARKLGVDTDNLIVSQPDTGEQALEIAEALVRSGAIDVIVIDSVAALVPKAEIEGEMGDSHVGLQARLMSQALRKLAGAVNKSRTTAIFINQLREKVGIMFGNPEVTPGGRALKFYASVRLDVRKIDVIKQGNDIMGNRTRVKVVKNKVAPPFRQAEFDIMYGEGISKHGDVLDVATNLEIVKKSGAWYSYGDHRLGQGRENAKQFLQENPDIYLEIENTIRRHYNLPQVENKIKNQAEEVEVNEE; encoded by the coding sequence ATGGAGAAGAAAAAAGCATTGGAGATGGCGATTAGCCAGATTGAAAAACAGTTTGGTAAAGGCTCTATTATGACATTAGGTGAGGAATCCAAGTTAAATCTTGAGTGTATTTCCACTGGCTCTATTGATTTGGATATCGCACTGGGTATAGGCGGTGTTCCTCGTGGAAGAATTGTAGAAGTTTACGGCCCAGAGTCTTCAGGTAAGACCACGGTTTCTTTGCATATTGTAGCAGAAGCACAAAAAAATGGAGGTGCCGCAGCCTTTATCGATGCCGAACATGCCCTTGATCCTGCTTATGCTAGAAAACTAGGTGTAGATACAGATAACTTAATCGTTTCTCAGCCAGATACTGGTGAACAGGCTCTGGAGATTGCTGAAGCACTAGTAAGAAGTGGTGCTATAGATGTTATTGTAATTGACTCTGTAGCTGCATTAGTACCAAAGGCAGAAATAGAAGGGGAGATGGGAGATAGTCATGTCGGCCTGCAGGCCAGATTGATGTCGCAAGCTCTGAGAAAACTGGCAGGGGCTGTGAATAAGTCTAGGACCACAGCTATCTTTATCAATCAGTTAAGAGAAAAAGTAGGTATCATGTTTGGAAATCCTGAAGTCACCCCAGGGGGAAGGGCACTGAAGTTTTATGCCTCTGTTCGATTAGACGTAAGAAAAATAGATGTGATTAAGCAAGGCAATGATATTATGGGAAATAGAACAAGAGTAAAAGTAGTGAAAAATAAAGTAGCACCTCCTTTTAGACAAGCTGAATTTGATATCATGTATGGAGAAGGTATTTCCAAGCATGGAGATGTTTTAGACGTAGCAACAAACTTAGAAATCGTAAAAAAATCTGGTGCATGGTATAGCTATGGAGATCATAGATTAGGTCAGGGAAGGGAAAATGCTAAGCAATTTTTGCAGGAAAACCCAGACATCTATTTAGAAATAGAAAATACTATTAGAAGACATTATAATTTACCTCAAGTAGAGAACAAAATTAAAAATCAAGCTGAGGAAGTAGAAGTAAATGAAGAATAA
- a CDS encoding RNA-guided endonuclease InsQ/TnpB family protein yields MQITVKFNIILTKEQVQLIESISKEYIHTVNSLVSSTLQSEERVKLSSKDVFANMPSAVKNQSIRDAKSICTKYKKAIKANSKLPTDKQKVINVATLKKPVCIWNNQNYSLKDGILSFPVIIDGKSQRIQTRTIMTDYQLKQLEGHLGALRITKKSNKYIAQISVEKVSHIVKGDVVMGVDLGLKVPAVAVTDSGKTFFFGNGRQNKYVKRKYKAKRKKLGKAKKLKVIKKLDDKEQRWMTDQDHKVSREIINFAVNNNVSDIRLEKLTNIRNTARTSRRNEKNLHTWSFYRLAQFIEYKALLKGIKVEYVDPKYTSQICPECKKLNKARDRKYKCSCGFKTHRDRVGAINIINAPVVDGKSLLA; encoded by the coding sequence ATGCAGATAACAGTAAAATTTAATATTATTTTGACAAAAGAACAAGTACAACTAATAGAATCTATATCAAAAGAATATATCCATACTGTTAATAGCCTTGTTTCATCTACGCTCCAATCAGAAGAAAGAGTAAAGCTATCATCTAAAGATGTTTTTGCAAATATGCCAAGTGCAGTGAAAAATCAATCTATTAGAGATGCCAAAAGTATCTGTACTAAGTACAAGAAAGCTATCAAGGCTAATTCCAAACTGCCTACTGATAAACAAAAAGTAATCAATGTAGCTACCCTTAAAAAACCTGTCTGTATATGGAATAATCAAAATTATTCACTTAAAGACGGTATTCTTAGTTTTCCCGTTATTATAGATGGGAAATCGCAGCGTATTCAAACTAGAACTATCATGACAGACTATCAGCTAAAACAACTAGAAGGTCATTTGGGAGCATTGCGTATAACTAAGAAAAGCAATAAATATATCGCTCAAATAAGTGTTGAAAAAGTATCTCATATAGTTAAAGGTGATGTTGTAATGGGTGTTGACTTAGGCCTAAAAGTTCCTGCTGTAGCTGTAACCGATTCAGGAAAAACGTTTTTTTTTGGAAACGGTAGGCAAAATAAATACGTCAAACGTAAATATAAAGCGAAACGTAAAAAACTTGGAAAAGCCAAGAAGCTTAAAGTCATTAAAAAGCTTGATGATAAAGAACAACGTTGGATGACAGACCAAGACCACAAAGTAAGTAGAGAAATAATTAATTTTGCAGTAAATAATAATGTTTCTGATATTCGGCTTGAAAAATTAACGAATATCAGAAACACGGCAAGAACAAGCCGTAGAAACGAAAAAAATCTACATACATGGTCATTCTATCGTCTAGCTCAATTCATAGAGTATAAGGCACTATTGAAGGGGATAAAGGTTGAATATGTTGATCCTAAATACACTTCTCAAATATGCCCTGAATGTAAGAAACTAAATAAAGCAAGAGATAGAAAATATAAATGCTCCTGTGGTTTTAAAACACATAGGGATAGAGTAGGTGCTATAAATATAATTAATGCACCTGTAGTAGATGGTAAAAGTCTACTAGCCTAG
- a CDS encoding YlmC/YmxH family sporulation protein: MRFSAMGGKEIVNLCDGSRLGVIAESDLLIDEKTGKIVALLIPDDKNFLNFFSNNSVLEIPWEAVKKIGNDMIIIELEDEKKKKYSL, from the coding sequence ATGCGATTTAGTGCAATGGGAGGCAAAGAAATTGTTAACCTATGTGATGGAAGCCGCTTAGGTGTTATTGCTGAATCAGACTTGCTAATTGATGAAAAAACAGGAAAAATAGTAGCTTTATTAATACCAGACGACAAAAATTTCTTGAATTTTTTTTCAAATAATTCTGTGTTAGAAATACCTTGGGAAGCTGTAAAAAAAATAGGAAATGATATGATTATCATCGAACTAGAGGATGAGAAGAAGAAAAAATACTCCTTATAA
- a CDS encoding M16 family metallopeptidase, with amino-acid sequence MYKKHTLDNGLRVVTEHIPFVKSISIGVWIETGSRYETAANNGISHFIEHMLFKGTATKSAKEIAEVIDGIGGQINAFTSKECTCYYTKVLDTHYALAIDLLADMLFSSKIDEEDIEKEKSVVYEEISMYEDSPEDLAHDLLYQSIFKNSSLGFPILGTNDSLESIGRSHIIDYMKKYYTANNAVISIAGNFDEDRLLKVIEEKFGHWEKAETLVKKDEVLQYNFNHVSRSKDIEQVHLCLGFKGIPMGQNKLYPLLVVNNILGGSMSSRLFQNIREEKGLAYSIYSYPSNYKGGGLLTIYGGMSPNQVEEVGGLIYKELEELRTKGLTSSELNKSKEQLKGNYILGLESTSSRMSSIGKSELLLNKIYSPKEIIQKIDTVKMEDVEEIIKEVIDLEHVASTIVGKVEKDFVFNKAK; translated from the coding sequence ATGTATAAAAAACATACACTAGACAACGGTTTAAGAGTAGTAACAGAGCATATACCCTTTGTTAAGTCGATTTCAATCGGTGTTTGGATTGAAACAGGATCAAGATATGAAACAGCTGCTAATAATGGGATTTCCCACTTTATAGAACATATGCTGTTTAAAGGGACTGCCACAAAGTCTGCTAAAGAAATAGCTGAAGTAATTGATGGTATAGGAGGACAAATCAATGCCTTTACTAGCAAAGAGTGTACCTGTTATTATACCAAGGTTTTAGATACTCACTATGCCTTAGCTATTGATCTTTTAGCAGATATGTTATTTTCTTCTAAAATTGATGAAGAGGATATAGAAAAAGAAAAAAGTGTTGTATATGAAGAAATTAGTATGTACGAAGATTCTCCAGAAGATTTGGCTCATGATTTATTATATCAGTCTATTTTCAAAAATAGTTCTTTAGGCTTTCCTATATTAGGAACCAATGATTCCCTCGAATCTATAGGTAGAAGTCATATTATTGATTATATGAAAAAGTACTATACTGCTAATAATGCGGTCATATCTATAGCAGGTAACTTCGATGAAGATCGTCTATTAAAAGTGATAGAAGAAAAATTTGGTCATTGGGAAAAAGCAGAGACATTGGTAAAGAAAGATGAAGTACTTCAATATAATTTTAATCATGTGTCAAGATCAAAGGATATAGAACAAGTACATCTTTGTTTAGGTTTTAAAGGAATTCCGATGGGACAAAACAAATTATACCCCTTACTTGTTGTCAACAATATATTAGGAGGAAGTATGAGTTCTAGACTCTTCCAAAATATTAGGGAAGAAAAAGGATTGGCTTATTCCATTTATTCTTACCCTTCAAACTACAAAGGCGGAGGGTTACTAACCATTTATGGCGGTATGAGCCCTAATCAGGTAGAAGAAGTAGGTGGATTAATTTACAAGGAGTTAGAGGAGCTGCGTACAAAGGGACTAACTTCCTCAGAGCTAAATAAATCAAAGGAACAATTAAAAGGAAACTATATTCTAGGGTTAGAAAGTACAAGTAGCAGGATGTCATCTATAGGTAAATCTGAACTGTTACTCAATAAGATCTACAGTCCTAAAGAAATTATCCAAAAAATTGACACAGTGAAAATGGAGGATGTTGAAGAAATAATTAAGGAAGTTATTGACTTAGAACATGTTGCTTCAACGATTGTAGGAAAAGTAGAAAAGGATTTTGTGTTTAATAAGGCTAAATAA
- the tnpA gene encoding IS200/IS605 family transposase codes for MGQDYRRTQTTVSLINYHFVFCPRYRRKVLVGEVEIKFKQLLNEICKDIEIEILAIECDKDHCHLFVNALPHLSPADIMAKVKGVTSRLLRQEFKHLRHLPSLWTRSYFVSTAGNVSSETIKRYVEEQKTRG; via the coding sequence ATGGGACAAGATTATAGAAGAACACAAACAACAGTATCTTTAATAAACTATCATTTTGTTTTCTGTCCAAGGTACAGACGTAAAGTTCTAGTTGGAGAAGTTGAAATAAAATTTAAACAGCTTCTCAATGAGATTTGTAAAGACATTGAAATAGAAATTTTGGCAATAGAATGTGATAAAGACCACTGCCATCTTTTTGTCAATGCACTTCCTCATTTAAGTCCAGCAGACATAATGGCAAAAGTGAAAGGAGTGACTTCTCGATTATTAAGGCAGGAATTTAAACATCTGCGACATTTGCCAAGTCTTTGGACAAGAAGCTATTTTGTATCTACCGCAGGAAATGTATCAAGTGAAACTATAAAACGATATGTTGAAGAACAAAAAACAAGGGGGTGA